The following coding sequences are from one Novosphingobium sp. KACC 22771 window:
- a CDS encoding DUF1178 family protein has translation MIVFDLVCRDHGHRFEGWFASSEDFSAQQQRGLVSCPQCDSHDVIKAPMAPRLNRKGNQQAVAVPAPTPAAPAPPALPPEAREKLQAAFVAIAQAQAEAIKSSRWVGRNFVEDARAMHYGDKAPAPIHGQASPQEAKALVEEGVDIMPLLIPVAPPDEIN, from the coding sequence ATGATTGTGTTTGATCTTGTTTGCCGCGACCATGGACATCGCTTTGAGGGCTGGTTCGCCTCGTCGGAGGATTTTTCCGCCCAGCAGCAGCGTGGTCTGGTGTCTTGTCCGCAATGCGACAGCCATGATGTCATCAAGGCTCCGATGGCCCCGCGCCTGAACCGCAAGGGCAACCAGCAGGCCGTTGCCGTTCCCGCGCCGACCCCTGCGGCTCCTGCGCCGCCTGCTCTGCCGCCAGAGGCGCGCGAAAAGCTGCAGGCCGCCTTTGTCGCCATCGCCCAGGCGCAGGCCGAGGCGATCAAATCCTCGCGCTGGGTCGGCAGGAATTTCGTCGAGGACGCCCGCGCCATGCATTACGGCGACAAGGCGCCGGCCCCGATCCACGGTCAGGCCAGCCCGCAGGAGGCCAAGGCTTTGGTTGAGGAAGGGGTTGATATCATGCCCTTGCTGATCCCTGTTGCCCCGCCAGACGAGATTAACTGA
- a CDS encoding IS91 family transposase, whose protein sequence is MRASLEVADIFLSAGPAYRAAHAGHLSLGQLKVMTAIENCRTAALGGHVEACDDCGHWRIAYNSCRNRHCPKCQGAAARTWLEAREADLLPVGYFHVVFTLPAEIADIAWQNKAVVYDVLFRAAADTVLTIAADPKHLGARVGITAVLHTWGSALTHHPHVHMIVPGGGIALDGTRWISSRPAFLLPVRVLGALFRRLFLTRLLALYNAGRLGFFGALAGLASRKVFLRHLSSIRKKRWVVYAKPPFAGPQAVLAYLSRYTHRVAISNRRLIAFDEDGVTFRYKDYRRDGAERQQVMTLATGEFIRRFLIHVLPRGFHRIRHYGLLSSSTHKDAMALARRLLGVAAPIDECEPEEPPDHRPPCPCCGGHMTIIETFARWCQPRAPPAPVSPNRRQAP, encoded by the coding sequence GTGCGCGCCTCGCTCGAGGTCGCCGACATCTTCCTTAGTGCGGGGCCCGCCTATCGCGCAGCCCATGCCGGGCATCTCAGCCTCGGCCAGCTCAAGGTCATGACGGCCATCGAGAACTGCCGCACCGCCGCGCTGGGCGGTCACGTCGAGGCTTGCGACGACTGCGGGCATTGGCGGATCGCTTACAACTCCTGCCGCAACCGGCATTGCCCCAAATGCCAGGGCGCCGCAGCGCGCACCTGGCTGGAGGCGCGTGAGGCAGATCTGTTGCCTGTGGGCTACTTCCACGTCGTGTTCACGCTGCCCGCCGAGATCGCGGACATCGCGTGGCAGAATAAGGCGGTGGTCTATGATGTCCTCTTCCGCGCGGCTGCGGACACGGTGCTGACCATTGCTGCCGATCCCAAGCACCTAGGCGCGCGGGTCGGCATCACTGCCGTACTGCACACCTGGGGATCGGCGCTCACACACCACCCGCATGTGCACATGATCGTGCCCGGCGGTGGCATCGCGCTGGACGGCACGCGGTGGATCTCGTCGCGCCCCGCCTTCCTGCTGCCGGTGCGCGTGCTGGGCGCATTGTTCCGCCGACTGTTCCTCACGCGTCTGCTGGCACTGTACAACGCTGGCAGGCTGGGCTTCTTCGGCGCCTTGGCGGGCCTGGCCTCGCGCAAGGTGTTCCTGCGGCATCTCTCGTCGATCCGGAAGAAGCGCTGGGTGGTTTACGCCAAGCCGCCCTTCGCCGGGCCGCAGGCGGTGCTGGCCTATCTCTCGCGTTACACGCACCGCGTTGCCATCTCCAACCGGCGGCTGATTGCCTTCGACGAGGATGGCGTGACGTTCCGCTATAAGGACTACCGTCGCGATGGTGCCGAGCGCCAGCAGGTCATGACGCTGGCGACCGGCGAGTTCATCCGCCGCTTCCTGATCCACGTCCTGCCGCGCGGCTTCCACCGCATCCGGCATTATGGGCTGCTATCCAGCTCAACCCACAAGGATGCCATGGCGCTGGCCCGCAGGCTGCTGGGCGTCGCCGCGCCAATCGACGAGTGCGAACCCGAAGAACCTCCCGACCATCGCCCGCCATGCCCGTGTTGCGGCGGACACATGACCATTATCGAGACCTTCGCCCGTTGGTGTCAACCGCGTGCACCACCAGCGCCAGTATCCCCGAACCGGAGACAGGCGCCATGA
- a CDS encoding site-specific integrase: protein MTNTTRPAPATTLRERMIEDMNLHRLCRTTQHGYLRDITRFAIWLGRPPDTATEEDLRRYQIEQTETGFGAPAMNMAVSALRFFFIRTLDRPDVIRRLHRVKHPRGLPTVLSRDEVSRMLDATTSIKHQAILSVAYGAGLRAAEVTHLRVRDIDSERMLLRVECGKGGRHRNAMLAQDLLLLLREWWKIGRKEGVMHPDGWLFPGQHYLKPISTRQVHRIAAEAAHAAGISKRVGPHTLRHSFATHLLEDGVDIRVIQVLLGHTQLQTTTLYTRVAIRTVKAVVSPLDRLAMFPTAQAAPPG, encoded by the coding sequence ATGACCAATACCACAAGGCCAGCCCCTGCCACGACGCTGCGGGAGCGTATGATCGAAGACATGAATCTGCATCGGCTGTGCCGCACCACGCAGCACGGTTATTTGCGGGATATCACGCGGTTTGCGATCTGGCTGGGACGCCCACCCGACACCGCCACCGAGGAGGACCTTCGCCGCTACCAGATCGAGCAGACCGAGACGGGGTTTGGCGCACCGGCGATGAACATGGCGGTTTCGGCGCTGCGGTTCTTCTTCATCCGCACGCTTGACCGGCCGGATGTGATCCGCAGACTTCACCGTGTAAAGCATCCCCGTGGTTTGCCGACCGTGCTCAGCCGCGATGAAGTGAGCAGGATGCTCGATGCAACCACCAGCATCAAACATCAGGCGATCCTTTCGGTCGCTTATGGCGCTGGCCTCCGCGCCGCCGAAGTGACCCACCTGAGGGTCCGCGACATTGACAGCGAGCGGATGCTGCTGCGGGTCGAATGCGGCAAAGGTGGTCGCCATCGCAACGCCATGCTGGCCCAGGACCTGCTGCTTCTCCTGCGGGAATGGTGGAAGATCGGGCGCAAAGAAGGTGTGATGCATCCTGATGGCTGGCTCTTTCCCGGCCAGCACTACCTCAAACCTATCAGCACCCGGCAGGTTCACCGCATAGCCGCCGAAGCGGCCCATGCGGCGGGGATATCCAAGCGGGTCGGCCCTCATACATTGCGTCACAGCTTTGCTACCCACCTGCTGGAAGATGGTGTTGATATCCGCGTGATCCAGGTACTGTTGGGGCATACCCAGTTACAGACCACAACGCTCTACACCCGGGTTGCCATTCGCACCGTGAAGGCGGTGGTCAGCCCGCTCGACAGGCTGGCCATGTTCCCGACCGCACAGGCGGCCCCTCCCGGCTGA
- the grxC gene encoding glutaredoxin 3 has product MTTPQVEIYTQWGCPYCVRAKALLDSKKVAYTEIDVTMDTAKRREMAERNPGARTVPQVFVNGQALGGSDDIHALDAAGKLDPLLGL; this is encoded by the coding sequence ATGACCACCCCCCAGGTCGAGATTTACACCCAATGGGGCTGCCCCTATTGCGTTCGCGCCAAGGCGCTGCTGGACAGCAAGAAGGTGGCCTATACCGAAATCGACGTGACCATGGACACGGCTAAGCGCCGCGAGATGGCCGAGCGCAATCCGGGCGCGCGCACCGTTCCGCAGGTGTTCGTCAACGGGCAGGCTCTGGGCGGCAGCGACGATATCCACGCGCTGGACGCGGCGGGCAAGCTCGACCCGCTGCTGGGGCTGTAA
- a CDS encoding Hsp20 family protein has translation MTRFDFTPYRRNTVGFDRLFDLLENVNRAGGGDNYPPFNIERKGEDSYRITLAVAGFKPADIDIVAQQNLLVIQGRKHDEQNAAQSEFLHLGIAQRGFERRFELADFVRVEAANLEDGLLVIDLVREVPEAMKPKKIAIGTAGPASLTVVEGKNAA, from the coding sequence ATGACCCGTTTTGATTTCACCCCCTATCGCCGCAACACCGTTGGCTTTGACCGCTTGTTCGACCTGCTGGAAAACGTCAACCGCGCAGGCGGCGGCGACAATTATCCCCCCTTCAACATCGAGCGCAAGGGCGAGGATTCCTATCGCATCACGCTGGCCGTCGCCGGGTTCAAGCCCGCCGACATCGACATCGTCGCGCAGCAGAACCTTCTGGTCATCCAGGGCCGCAAGCATGACGAACAGAACGCCGCGCAGAGCGAATTCCTCCACCTTGGCATTGCCCAGCGCGGGTTTGAGCGCCGCTTTGAACTGGCCGATTTCGTCCGGGTCGAAGCCGCCAATCTCGAAGACGGGCTGCTCGTCATTGATCTTGTCCGCGAAGTGCCCGAAGCGATGAAGCCCAAGAAGATCGCCATCGGCACCGCAGGCCCGGCCTCGCTGACCGTGGTGGAAGGCAAGAACGCGGCCT
- a CDS encoding carbon-nitrogen hydrolase family protein, producing the protein MARVALLQMTSGIDPAANAATIVQAAREAKAGGATMLFTPEMCGLIDRDRARAAPHIVASEDNPVLAAARDVAAQEGIWIVLGSLAVRVEGEERAANRTFVIDAKGQIAAHYDKIHMFDVDLATGESWRESRAYRPGDRVVTVDTPAGRLGLAICYDLRFPALFEALGRARCDLIAIPAAFTVPTGAAHWHIMQRARAIEASAYVVSAAQVGQHQDGRATYGHSLVVDPWGDVLLDLGGDAVGLGFAEIEPQRLAEIRAQLPSLANRRPIPTT; encoded by the coding sequence ATGGCCCGTGTCGCCCTGCTTCAGATGACGAGCGGGATCGATCCCGCCGCCAATGCCGCCACCATCGTGCAGGCCGCACGTGAGGCGAAGGCGGGCGGGGCGACCATGCTGTTCACGCCGGAAATGTGCGGATTGATTGACCGCGACCGTGCGCGCGCCGCGCCCCATATCGTGGCGTCCGAGGACAATCCCGTGCTGGCCGCCGCGCGCGATGTGGCGGCGCAGGAGGGCATCTGGATCGTGCTCGGCTCGCTGGCCGTGCGCGTGGAGGGCGAGGAACGCGCCGCCAACCGCACCTTTGTGATCGACGCCAAGGGTCAGATCGCCGCGCATTACGACAAGATCCACATGTTTGATGTGGACCTTGCAACCGGCGAAAGCTGGCGCGAGAGCCGGGCCTATCGTCCGGGTGACCGCGTGGTGACGGTGGACACGCCTGCCGGGCGGCTGGGGCTGGCAATCTGCTATGACCTGCGTTTTCCGGCCTTGTTTGAGGCTTTGGGGCGCGCGCGCTGCGATCTGATCGCAATTCCGGCCGCCTTTACCGTGCCCACCGGGGCGGCCCACTGGCACATCATGCAACGCGCCCGCGCCATCGAGGCAAGCGCCTATGTCGTCTCCGCCGCGCAGGTCGGCCAGCATCAGGATGGCCGCGCCACCTATGGCCACTCGCTGGTGGTCGATCCGTGGGGCGATGTTCTGCTTGATCTTGGCGGCGATGCGGTCGGACTTGGCTTTGCCGAGATCGAGCCCCAGCGCCTTGCCGAAATCCGCGCCCAATTGCCCAGCCTCGCCAACCGGCGGCCCATTCCCACGACGTGA